AAAAGACTGTCAATGACATATTTAATAAAAATGACTTCACTGATGCAAGTGTCATCAAGACCGTTGTTGAGGTAAGGGAAATGAACAAACGCCTTGGATTCTCTCAGCAGTGGACTACCGACTTTGTGTATCGTGTTGTTATGCTGTCTAAGAAGGAAAAACAACCACAGAATACAAACGACTAGAAGGTATTGTTCAATATTGCAAGTTAATAATTGTGAATTATAGGTTTGTAAGATTAAAACCTGTTAACGGGGTGCAAAGTATTTTTCCGTAATTCCAATTATTTGACTTAAAATATTACCTTTGTAACACTAAAACATAATAGTCATGACCGAAAGCGAGAAAGCTTTAGCTACGTTTCAGACCCGTGTGCGGCAGTTGCTCCTCCGTTTTCAAGAATTGAAAAAGGAGAACAGTGACTTGTATGCCATGGTCGAAAAGAACGAACAGGACATAAAAAGCCTGCAGGCAAAGATTCAGCAAGACGAGCGTGACTATCAGTCGCTGAAAATGGCTAAGATGATCGAGATTACCGATAGCGACCTTCAGGGTGCCAAGGACCGGTTGGCAAAGCTTATTCGCGACGTTAATAAATGCATTGCTATCCTCAGCAACGAAGAGTAGGTAAAAAGCGATGGCAGAAGAAAAAAATAAGGAGACACTAAATATCAGGTTGCATGTCTATGACGAAGACATCTTGACCGTGCTTCACAATCGTGAAGACGAAGAGTACTATCGTGCTGCAGCCAAGCTCATCTCTGAGCGATATGGCGCTTATGCCCAGGTTTATAAGGGACGTAAGAGCGACCATACTATTGCCTTGATGACGCTTATTGAGATAGCCCTGCGCTATGAGCGCGAGCTTGCCAAGAATGATACGTCTCCCTATGAAAATATTCTCTCGCAGCTTACTTCTGAGATTGAGGAAGTGCTGAAATAGAGAATATTAACATTATATATATATTATGGATCTAATTTTTGTGTTATTGATTGCCGCAGGCGCTCTCGCTTTGGGAGGAGTCTGTGGATACCTTGTTTTTCGCTATGTCCTGAAAGGCAAATACAAGGAAATGGTTGACGCAGCCGAGAAAGAGGCTGAAGTCATAAAGGAAAAGAAACTGCTTGAGGTTAAGGAGAAGTTCATTAATAAAAAGGCTGAACTTGAGAAAGAGGTGCAGCAGCGCAACCAGCACATCCAACAGAATGAGAACCGTCTGAAGCAGCGCGAGATTTCTCTTAATCAGCGTCAGGAAGAACTCGGACGTCGCAAGAACGATCTTGACAATCAGCAGCAGCGCATAGACAATGAGAAGAAAACCCTTGCACTGAAGCAGGAAGAACTTGGCAAGATGCAGCAAAAGGAGCGTGAGAAGCTCGAAGAACTCTCAGGCCTTAGCGCTGAAGAGGCTCGCAATCGCCTTGTAGAATCACTCAAGGATGAGGCTAAGACTCAGGCTGCAAGCTATATCAACGAGATAATGGACGAGGCAAAACTCAATGCCAATGCTCAGGCCAAGAAGATTGTCATTCAGACCATACAGCGCGTAGCTACTGAGACTGCTGTCGAGAACTCAGTCAGCGTGTTCCATATTGACAATGACGAGGTTAAGGGACGCATCATCGGACGTGAAGGACGTAATATACGTGCACTTGAAGCAGCTTGTGGCGTTGAGATTGTTGTCGATGACACTCCAGAGGCTATTGTCATCTCTGCGTTCGATCCCGTTCGCCGCGAGGTGTGCCGTTTGGCTCTGCATCAGCTTGTCAGCGATGGTCGCATACACCCGGCACGTATCGAAGAAGTTGTTACAAAGGTTAAGAAGCAGCTCGAGAACGAGATTATCGAGACAGGTAAGCGCACAACCATAGACCTCGGTATCCATGGACTCCATCCAGAGCTCGTACGCATCGTTGGTAAGATGAAATATCGTAGCAGCTATGGTCAGAACCTGTTGCAGCATGCTCGTGAGACCGCCAATCTCTGTGCTGTTATGGCTTCAGAGCTTGGCTTGAATCCCAAGAAAGCAAAGCGTGCCGGACTGCTCCACGATATTGGTAAGGTGCCCGATGAGGAGAGCGAGTTGCCACACGCACTCTATGGCGCAAAGATTGCAGAGAAATATAAGGAGAAACCTGATATCTGCAATGCCATTGGTGCTCACCACGATGAGATGGAGATGCAGACTCTGCTGGCTCCTATCGTGCAGGTCTGCGATGCCATAAGTGGTGCCCGTCCAGGTGCACGCCGTGAGATCGTTGAGGCTTACATCAAGCGTCTTAACGACCTCGAGGCAATAGCTATGAGCTATCCTGGTGTGACAAAGACTTATGCTATTCAGGCTGGTCGTGAGCTGCGTGTTATCGTTGGTGCTGACAAGATGGATGATGCTGAGACTGAGGCACTCAGCGGTGAGATTGCAACTAAGATTCAGAACGAGATGACCTATCCTGGTCAGGTGAAGATCACTGTTATCCGTGAGACTCGTTCAGTAGCATACGCTAAATAGTTCTATAATTTCTCTAAGAAAAGATATACATCTTTATTTTTATTATAAAGTGAACCCCAGAAGCCTTGAAAACTTCTGGGGTTCATTGTTTATTGATGTAGGATGCTATTATTTCAGCATCACCTTGCTGCTTTTCATCTGTCCGTTGGGAAGACGGTCTATGCGGATGAATACTCCTTGCTTGGGACTGCTGATATGCATGCCCTGTAGGGTGTAGTAAGTGGTTGATACAGTGGTGTTGTCAAGGCTTTTGATGCCTGTCGATGAAGAGCCTGCCTTGCCCGAAATTACCACATTAGCTAGTCCCATGGTCTTCGTGTTGGTGTTATAGGGAATGTCGTAGAGGTGAATGACGAGCGAACTCGTAGCCGTAGTGGCTTTGCCTTGAAAAGTATTGTTTATTGTAGTATATTTTGGAGTGGCGTTGTCACGGTTTGCCAGTTGGTCTTCGGCAATCTCTACACGGGTTCCGTCGCTGTAGAGCCAATAGGCCTGAAACTTTCCGTGGTCGGTGCCGAAACGAGTGGCATTGAACGATACACCAGTGGGCTGAAAACGGTAGCCGCTTTTGGGGGTGATGCTGAATGTTACGGCATTTCCATCAGTAGCATTCGCGTCTGAACTCTCGTCGGTGATGGTGAAGGCGGTCATGTCGAAGCCTACGTTTTTCTTGCCGTTTACCTGCAGGTGCGAACCTACAGTCATGACAGGCGTCTCCAGATAGTCACCAATGGCTGAAGAGAAAGCATAGGCTGGCTGGTTGGTGCCTTCTGAGAGAGGCCAGCTGATATCTCCTTCTTGGCCTACCACGGGTGTGTCATCATCGGAACTGGGGCCGTTGATAGCGTCAACCTTGGTGCCGTCTTCTTTAGTATAGGCAGGATAGTATTCTTCAACGTCATCGGTAGCATCAGCATTGCCACCGAGCATGATGTCCTGCACAAGCGAGTTGGCATAGACCTCGATATTGGTGTAGTACTTCTTTGCGTCGAGGGTGTAGAGCTGAGCATCGGCAGCACTGTTGGGGTCCAAGCCGTTGGCTGTTTCCCATGCATCGGGGATACCGTCGTTATCTGTATCAAAGCCTGTTTCACGGCTGCCAGTGCCAAAATTCGCCTCAGTGTAACCATTCACATCGCTCACCTTGTCTATGCGGCCTTTCTTGCCCGTTACAGAGCCTGTATAGGTGGCTGTGCCGTTCTTGGCCTCGGTCATGTAGCGCGAGTCTACATCATCGCGATTCAGCGATGCACCTGCGTAAGCCAGTACCTTGTTGAAAGCCTGGTTTGCTGTATGTGTGGTTACTATTCCGGCGTCAATAGGATTGTCGAGCTTAATTTTCACGCAGTCGGTGCCTGAACCGTTCTTTACATAGGTGACATTTGAACCATAGTAATGGTTGGGGTCCTGCGTATAGCGCTCGCCATTGATGGTCTGCACGCCCGAGTCATAGGCAATGTTCGACCAGTCATAGCTTTCACTGTTGTTCACACGGTTGCCCTTGATATAGTAACGGCTAGTCATGTCCCAGTATTTCTCATAGCCTGAAGCCGAGGTGCTGTTAGCTATTGAGATCTGAGTAACGCGCGAAGTGCTGCCTGCAGGTCCCGTCTTGTAATAGTTGTTAATCATGTTCACGTAGCCGCCACCAGGACCACCGTAGCATCCGTTGGCGCAGTTGTAAATGACACAGTTGCGGAAGTCAACATTCTCGGCCTGAACAGCATTCTCCCAGTTATATTGGCTGTAGAGCTTGTTGCCGGTATAGCCCGTCCAGTCATAGCGCGCACCGTTGAAACGTGGTGAACGGTTGTTCACATGACAGATTAGGTTGTGGTGGAATGATGCCAGTTTGCCGCCCCAGATGCCGCCATAGCCATGAGCACCTTTGCCGTGACCGGCTTCGTTGAGGCTCTCACCTATGGTGCACCATTGCAGGGTGAAGTTGTTGTTGTCATAGAAAGAAGCAACCTCGTCGATACTCCACGAGAAAGAACAATGGTCGAGCATCATCCCAGTATAGTGGCGTGCTGTTGAGGCATCGGCACCGTCGTTTACGTCTTTCTCCTGTCCGCGACGGATGCGGATGAAGCGCATAACGATATTATTGCCGTTAGGGTTAACGGTATAGTAGCGCAGGGTAATGCCGGGAGCAGGAGCCGTCTGTCCCAGAATGGTGGTGTTGGCACCAATGTTAACATCACTCTCCAAGGCAATGACACCAGCAACATCGAAGACTACAATCTTCTTGTCGGTGCCTTTCACGGCTTGACGGAACGAGCCTGTGCCAGAGTCGTTAAGGTTTGTTACATGTACAATCTTTCCGCCACGTCCGCCAGCGGTGTAGCGTCCGTGACCTTCTGCACCAGGGAATGCCGGTGCCTGTGCCTGTGCGGTAAGGGCAATTGCCGCAATAGCGATGGTTGTAAGTAGTTTCTTCATATTCTTTTTGTTTGGGTAGGTGCAACAAAATTGCACCACACATTTTTATTGCATTTGTTTTAGACCTTCCCATTTAACGTTCCATGAGCCGTCCTTTGGAAAGCCTGGGTTATTGCCGTATTGGCAACCGTCCCAGCCTGCACACATCATGGCGATGGCAGTGAGCAGTGCTCCGTTGCCTGGCAGATAGATGCGCAGTCGGTCTGCGGTCTGGAAATTATGTCCGTTTTTAAGGTAAGTGTTCTTTTGCGTGTCAATGAGCAGGGCTTTCAGAGCTGTTTCTGGCTGACCAAGACGGGCGGCTGCCATAGCAGTCATGCCGTAGTCCCAACCCCATGTGGTGGCCCAGTTCCAATTTTGCATCACCCAGTTGAGGGTAGCGGTCATGTTTTCCTTGGAGTAAAGGCAGGAAAAGCTATCTCGACTGGTTTTACTAAGCATGCCAGTTTGGTAGGGCAGCATACTGCACGCTCCGAGCACAGCAGGATGGTCGTTGCGGCATTTCTCATCGAAGGTCTCTGTTGAGACAACAGGCTTGGCACCACTGGCTACTGCATCGAAGGGATCGAAGCTTTTCAGATCTGTGGTCTTGCCTTTGGGCAGACCAGCCGTGTAGATGTCTTTCTTCTTCGGCAGAGGAGACAGGTGGCTAATGATGTTGTCCCATTCGGCAATTCGCTCCTTACCCTGACGCTCGCGCCATTGTTGGGCTACGCTAAGGCCATACTGCCAGTAAGCCAGCTCGAAAGGATGGTTATAGGAGAAGTCTTTCGACATGCTTTCTTGCATTGCTGTGGCACCCTGAAGGAAGTATTCCTTACTTTTCGCGTTATAACTGACGAAGTCTGCCATGAACTCAGCAGTCTCTTCCACCTGACGGCCATATCTTTCGAGGGTCTCCTTTGTGGGGTCGGCTCTATAGAGCTCTTCAGCCATATATATATAATGTGGCTGCTGCCAAATGAGGAACGATCCTGTGTTCGATGGCGCCTCGCCAGCCCATGGGTCGGTCATCTTCATCCAGCGGATGCCCTTGAATCCCTGGCGCTCAGCTATCTGCTTCGCCACGGGATAGGCCACTTTGTTATACCAGTCGAGCACTTGGGCAACTACCTGCGGACGGTTCCATAGGGCAAAGTCAATCATGTGCCACCATGTCATCTCAAGGTGCGGACGTCCGAACCATGAGTTATAGGTGAGTCCTGTCTCCTGTGGAGGACAGCTGTTGGCACAGTTTATCTGTGTGAGATATTGTGACAGTACTACACGACGCTCAAGCTCTTTGGCTCGTGGGTCGGTACACTGGCTGAAGTCAACGATAGCGCCTTCGTTCCACCACTGGTTCCATGACTTCAGTACGGCACGCAGTTTCTGGTCGAAGACGAAAGCAGCGCCTTGTTCAGAGGGAGCCGCTTGTGAATAGTTTGCCTCGAAGGCTAAGATATCGCTGGTTGTAGATAGTATGAACTGGTGGTTGCCGCACTCTTTTATTGTTGCGTCGCCCTGCCAGCTGAGTGTGAGGAAATAGCGGGTTGAGTCAACGACATGTTCTATGACGGCAGCGTGGTCATTGGCTTTGACTATGCGTGATGTGTGACGGTCAGCTTTCGACCAGTCGGAAGCAGCGTCGGCATGTTTGCCTGTGGGGTAGGGGAAGCGTACGGCAACGGTGGCGCGTCCATCTTTCAATAGCTCACTCTTTATGCGATAGATCGTGGCACTACGGTCTTGCAGCGCAGCTGTGATGACATCGACGGGTGTTCCGTCGGCAGTGAAGTGCGACTCAATGACACCGTCGAAGAGCTTCAGCTCCTGACGGATGTCCTTGAGATCACTTAAGTTAATCGCCTTTCCGTCGCTGGTCTTCATGTTGAGGCCTATGGCACCAAGGTTAAGGCGATGGGGGTTGACGCGGAAATACTGGGTGGAAGCCACTCTCTTTGCCTCGGAGGAGTTTTCTGCCTTCTTGTATTCCACTGCGTATATTTCCTTATGTCCGTGACCGAGGTCAAATGTCTTCTCAGTCATAGACGGCGTGAGGGCGCCGGTGTTTTCGAACTTATGCCATCCCCAGTCGGACATGGCTGTCAGAGGCACACCTGCCTCATAATCAAAAGGGAACGACTGAAGACCTGTAACGTCAACTGTTGTTGCGAAATGTCCATTGCCAACGGTGAGAGAGGCTAAAGGATCTGCCTTGGTGACGATGGGATTGTTTCGTGAGGTAACACTCTTGCGGTCAATCTTCTTCATTACGTCGTCAGTGGTGAATCCCATCTGCTCCATTTCGAGTGAAGCCCAAATGAACGGACCAATGCCCTTGGCGTCGTTGTCGCGGATGGGCTCTGAGAGATAGTACTTATATGAACCATCGCGACGGAGGTTCTCCTTTACCTTAGCCTTGGGGTTTATCTTCTTCATAGCTTCCTCAACCTGTGTGCTCAGTCCTGGGCCAAGGCCTGCAACAGCACAGCCCTTGGTAAGTGAAATCGTCTTGTCGGCATTGACGCGGATGAAGTTCTTAACGATGCCACGGTATGCCTTGATGCCAGCTTCACGATATTTCGTGCCAACATAGCCCTTGCGATATGCCTTCAACAGAGCATAGGCAAACATTGACGAACAGGTGCTCTCCAGGTAATTGCCTTCGCGTTCAGGTGAGTCCATGACCTGATACCATACGCCAGACTTCTTGTCCTGCCACTTGATAACAGCATCGAGGTCTTTCTTCAGCAAATCAATGAGCTCGCCACGACGTGCATAATCCTCTGGCAGGGCGTCAAGCACCTCGATGAGTGCCATGGTGAACCATCCCTGAGCACGTCCCCAGCAATGCTGCGACAGTCCTGTGTTCTTGTCTGCCCAGAACATGTTTCTGTTCTCGTCATAAGCATGACGGTTCAGTCCCGTCTTGGGGTCGAGTGTACGCTGATAGGTGATGAGAAGCTGGTTCACAGCATCGTCGTAGATGAGCTGAGAATTATTATTAGATTTTGTCTTGTTCCTTTTCGATTTTTTGTTGTCTTTGACTGCTTGGTCCATGATTGGGGCAGTCAGACAGCGAAAAGGCAGACCCATGAATATTCCGTCGAGCCACACCTGGTAGGCATAGATGGCTTTGTGCCAATATACCTTGTCTGCCACGGTGCGAGGCTGGTCCTGCAACTGCTTCATGAGTGTTTTCATTGCCTCAAGGTTCTTTGCCTCGGGCAGTTGCTGATACATGCGAGTAACGAAATGGCCCGTGCGACAGTTGTCGAGGTTGTAGTCGAGTATGTTGTAGCCGCGTATCTCGCCCTTGGCATTAATCATGGTGTCAGTATAGAGCTTGCAGTAATCCAGAATCTTCTGGTCACCATAGCGCAGATATGTGTCAAGCATGCCTTCAAGTTCAATGCCCATGACATAGCTCCACTTCGGACGGTTAGAGAAATCGAGCATGTATGATTGCGGCGTGCGCTGCATCTCAGAGTATGTCATCCATTGAGCATAGCTTTTGTATGGCTTCTCTTGAAGAGATAGACTTCCATTGATATAGAGGTTGTCGAAACGTATGTCGCGTGTCTTTCCACTCATGAAGTTATCGTCAGTCACACCGTTGAAATGGCAGTTCTTCACGTTGATGTCATAGACGTAAGTATCTTCGTCGAGACCAATTATCTGAACGCCGTATTTCGACTTCTCACTGGTTATGTTTTCAATGTTCACGTTGCGCACTATTGGGTAGTAGCCACGGCAGCAAACCTCGTTGTGCTCATAGTCAAGGTTTATCTTCAGTACAGACTCCTTGCACACGCCTACCTTAATATTACGCGCGTTGATATTCTCAATGATACCGCCTCGGCATGAGTTCGTCTTTATGCGTACCACGCGCTCAAGTTCTGGAGAGTCCATCACACAGTCGTGGGCAAACACGTTCTGACATCCGCCTGAGATCTCAGAACCGATGACCACGCCACCATGGCCGTTCTTCATCTCGCAACGGCGAATGATGATGTTCTTCGATGGCATGTTGCGCTCTCGGCCGTCGCGATTGCGTCCGCTCTTGATGGCTATGCAGTCATCGCCAGTGTTGAAGAAACAGTCCTCTATGAGCACACGGTCGCAGCACTCAGGGTCGCAGCCGTCGCCGTTAGGTCCGTCGTTAATCATCTTCACGCGGCGCACGGTGATGTCGGTAGAGTGGAGTGGGTGGATGACCCAGAATGGCGAGCGCAGAAGGGTTATATCCTCAAGGAGTATGCGCTGGCACTTGTTGAAGTTTACAAGCTGTGGGCGCAAACCGTCCTTCGGACCAAAGACGCGCTCTGGCGTGCGTTGTCCTTTCTCGTTATACATGGGAATGCCGTCCTCACCGTTCTTCAGCAGACGTGGACGCGCCTCAATCTTCTGGCTTATCATGCCCTCCTTCCATCCGAACTTGGGAGCACCGCACCATGGCCACCATGTATCTTTGGAGCCACCGCCATCCACAGTACCCTTGCCTGTAAGAGCTATGTCGGTCTCGTTGAATGCATAGATACATGGAGACAGGTTGAAACACTCCAGACCTTCCCACGATGTCTCAACGATGGGATAGAGCTCAGGCTGGAACACAAACTCGAGCACAGCACCTTCCTCAACGTGCAGGTTGACATGGCTTTTCAGGACTATGGCACCTGTCTTGAAGGTCATGCCGGCAGGCACTATAACACGTCCGCCGCCTTTCTTCGAGCATTTGTCAATAGCCTTCTGAATGGCTTTCTGGTTCTTCTCTGCCGAGTTTGTCGGCTTTGCACCATATTTCATGATGCTTACGTCACCTTCTGGAATAGACGGTGCCTTGATGCTCTGCTCAATCTGTCTGTAGAGCGCTTCGTCCCATTCACGGGCTTGGCTCTCTAATGCAGGAAACAGAAGGACCAAGAGCAAAAGTCTTAAGATTTTTGTAGTCATAAAAGTTTGTATAAAATAATTTTAGTAGATGCGTTAATTGGTTTATTGTGTGCAAAGTTACGAAAAGTCGAGTGAAGAACAAAAGAAATGCCAGTTTTTCTTTTATATTAGTGGTTTATGACAGATTACAGATGACAGTAAGAAAAACATGGGGGTGTTCATTACCCTTGGCTTGATGATGGACTCTATACCTTATTTTTTTTCTATAGATAATAGTATATAAAAAATAATAAAGAGAATTTTTCTAATATATATATTTATATAGAGAGATAATTCTTATCATCTTAACAGTCCCTTAATGTGGGGTGATGTTGGTGGATACCACGCATTTTTCTTACTGTCATTTGTAATTTGTCATAAACGACAGCAAACGATAAACTACAGCGACTACTACCTTAGCTGTCTCTGCCAGAAGCGTTAGGCCTAAACGCTCGGAGCGTTCTTACCAAACGCTTCGGGCGTTCTTACTAAACTCCTGTGATGTAATAAAGGAAAATAGTATCGAAATATTTGGCATATAACAAATAAAGTCTTATCTTTGCAACGTTTCCGTATGTTTAATAACAGAGCCCCTTTAATGTGATTTGTGAGCGAAATGTTATGCGCTATAAAGATTTGTTTATCGACTTCGACGACACCCTGTATGATACACATGGCAATGCCGTCATAGCCTTGAAGGAAACGTTCGAGGTGTTTCATTTGGAACGTTATTTCGAAGACCCGAATGTGTTCTATGATGCCTATTGGGCTGCAAATATAGACCTGTGGTCACGCTATTCGAAAGGAGAGATTGATCGCCCATATCTCATCGTTGAGCGTTTTCGCCGTCCTTTGTCCTTGGGCGTAGGACTTGAAGTTACAGAACCTCTTTGTCTGGAGATGAGCGACGTGTTTCTCGATTTCTGTTCCTCGAAGCCTGGCGTAATAGATGGTGCCCATGAACTGATGGACTATCTTCGTAGCCGAGGTTATAGGATGCACATGACGAGCAATGGTTTCCACGAAGTGCAGTATAAGAAACTGGCAGCATGTGGACTGAGGGACTATTTTGACACCATTATCCTAAGTGAAGATGCAGGAGTAAATAAGCCTTCACCACAGTATTTTGACTATGCGTTAAAAGTTTCTGGTGCGGATAGGCAGACCACGCTGATGATTGGCGATAACTTAAATACCGATGTTATCGGAGCCTTGAATGCTGGTATCAACGCTATGCTTGTGAATCGTTGGGACGTGAAAAAAGAAGATATCCCACAAAACGTTACATTCGTTGTCAATGGCCTGCGCGATATAGCTTTAATACTATAAGATTACCAATAGTTATTCAAAGATGAGGAAGTCTGTGCACTCTTCGTAGCGCTTACGAAGTTCCTCGTCTTCAGATTCGTGTTTATGGATGACTTTTGCAAATTTGACTGCCTTGCGCAGGTCTGGTACAATTGTCTTTCTGAGATTGCGAATCATCGTGGGTGACTCTGTTCCGTCGAGGACTACTGCATCGAGCTTATAGTTCACCACACGAGTGATAATGTTCTGTGCCATTTCATCGGCAAAGAATCCCATGCGAGACAGAGCCGACAGTTCTTGACTATCAGCAACAATGTCGGGTATTATGCCTGCATGGGTTGACACCATTTTAGGTGATTGCGCGGCACCCTTGCGAAAATCAAACTTTGTCCAGTTATTATCCATAATGCTTTGTTCTATAACGTATTTGGATATGTTATTATTGTCTGTATTTGTGGAATATATGTCTCTAAAAAAGTTAATGTTATAAAAAAAATGGTGTTTCTCTACTTATTTTACTATTTTTGCAGCAAATAGGAAACTATGTTTTTTTACAAGCCATAACAAGAAAACCCGAAAATATGATGAAGAACCTTAGAATTTCATTAGCAGTGGCAGCTCTCTCAGTAGCTTCCATGGCATTTTCGCAAGAGGAACGCTCGTCATCGAGCATGTATTTACAGCCTACGGTAAAGACCGATGTGTTCCTGCCGTTCTCTGTCAGTGCTGAGGGCAAACGCTTTGATCCTGAATGGGGTCTCGACCTGGCATGGATGAACGAACGCAACCTCATGAGCGGTATGAACCACATGGGGCGAGCGAATGTGTCATTCGGACGTTCGTCCTATCGTGTATGCGCTCCGTTAACGAATGATGTCAGTTTGGTCAAGGAGCAGTGGCAAGGAATGTACCAGCGTAACCAGCTCTTCAATAAGATCAGCGAGACGTTGCCTGTTATCCTTAACTGCGACAATGGCTATTCGCCTTCGACGACAACTGGCACAAACATTGATGCATACTACACAACAAACAAACGTGCAAACATTGACCACTGGGCAGCTATGCTCAATGCTCATGTGGCATGGATGAAACGAAATGCTTCAAAACATCAAGTCATAGGTGTGTCGATAATGAACGAGCCTGACTTTAATGGAAATGAAAATGAGCTTATCCAGGGAACAGCCGCTGATATACGTGACATTGCTAAGAAGCTTCGCGAAGACTATGCCGACACTTTCGATGGAATAGTGATTACTGGTCCAAATACGCTTAACGATGATAAGGCGATGTCGTGGTATAACACATGTAAGAACTATGTTGACTGGGGCAATACGCACCAGCTTGCCGGTTCGTTCGACAATTATGTCGGCTTCCATGAGCAGTTGCAACAAGATGGCAAGGTGGGCTTTAATGACGAGATGCACAATGTGGCCGAGGCATTCATCGGTCTTGAGTATGGCTTGACGAAAGGCATATGGTGGGGCTTTGACAGCCGTGCTCGTGGTGAGTTCTGTAACATCAGCCGCAATGGTCCGCGTCTGGCCTATGCAGAGAACCGTTCGAAGTGGACGGCAGGATGTGTCTATCGTAATGACAAGACAAAGCAGGTTAAGGCCTTTATAGGCGGTTCTGAGCGTCAGGCAAACACTACAACGTTCCGTTTCCTCGCTCTTGATGAGCCTGTCTATTTTGATGGACATGGACCTATGCGTGAGTTTGTTATTGAACTTCCGAGTGGCGATCCTAACACCTATGGAACTGAGAAACACACGAATGGTGAGCGCGTCATCGACATAACCCAGGATGAGGATGTGGCTCCAAGTGTTATCAACGGCGACTATATCATTGTGAACAAATATAGCAGCAAAGTTGTTACAAGTGGCAGCCAAGGCACCAATATACAAATGACCACCTACTCAAAACAGGCAAACCAGCAATGGAGCATAACCCCAGTGAGTAGTAGGGTAGGCGGTGATTTCAGTTTCTTTGACTTCGTTTCAAAGAGTGGCTCCATGCGTCTCAATCTGCTTAACCACTCAACCTCATCAGGTACTAATATCATCAGCTATGATGCCAATGGTGATGCGAACGAGCAATGGTATCTTGAGTATGCAGGTAAGGGCTACTACTATATCCGCAACCGTCTGTCGGCCCTCTATTTAGCTACAGAGAAGAACACTTTTGATAATAACATAAACGTCGTTCAGTCAACACTTATCACAGGTACAGACAAAGACCGCATTCTGTGGCATATCATTCCTGTTGATGCTGCTTGTGAGAACTCTGCACCAAAGGCACCTACAGGACTCGTTGCTACACCACAGACGGCATCGGTACTGCTGTATTGGGATAAGAATACTGAATCAGACCTTGACGGCTATATGATTGCCCGTAAGGATAAGGCTACTGGCAAGTGGAGCACCATTGCCCGTAAACTGAAGACTACCTATTTTGTTGACAACACTTGCACACAGGGTAGGGAGTATATTTATAAGGTAAGAGCTATTGACCGTAGCGACAACCTCTCGACGTTCTCTTCAGAGGTAGAGAGTGCTACAACGGGCGAGAAGGGTCTTGTGGCTCGTTGGCATTTTGATGATAATCTCATTGATGCAACA
This region of Prevotella sp. E13-27 genomic DNA includes:
- a CDS encoding LamG-like jellyroll fold domain-containing protein — translated: MMKNLRISLAVAALSVASMAFSQEERSSSSMYLQPTVKTDVFLPFSVSAEGKRFDPEWGLDLAWMNERNLMSGMNHMGRANVSFGRSSYRVCAPLTNDVSLVKEQWQGMYQRNQLFNKISETLPVILNCDNGYSPSTTTGTNIDAYYTTNKRANIDHWAAMLNAHVAWMKRNASKHQVIGVSIMNEPDFNGNENELIQGTAADIRDIAKKLREDYADTFDGIVITGPNTLNDDKAMSWYNTCKNYVDWGNTHQLAGSFDNYVGFHEQLQQDGKVGFNDEMHNVAEAFIGLEYGLTKGIWWGFDSRARGEFCNISRNGPRLAYAENRSKWTAGCVYRNDKTKQVKAFIGGSERQANTTTFRFLALDEPVYFDGHGPMREFVIELPSGDPNTYGTEKHTNGERVIDITQDEDVAPSVINGDYIIVNKYSSKVVTSGSQGTNIQMTTYSKQANQQWSITPVSSRVGGDFSFFDFVSKSGSMRLNLLNHSTSSGTNIISYDANGDANEQWYLEYAGKGYYYIRNRLSALYLATEKNTFDNNINVVQSTLITGTDKDRILWHIIPVDAACENSAPKAPTGLVATPQTASVLLYWDKNTESDLDGYMIARKDKATGKWSTIARKLKTTYFVDNTCTQGREYIYKVRAIDRSDNLSTFSSEVESATTGEKGLVARWHFDDNLIDATTNMMDAVAGGTIYYNATHKSGSKSVSLSNGGFIQLPYSVANSEELTFAAWVYWNNSGTQTWQRIFDFGNDTDHYMFLTPNSGSAMRFAIKNGGNEQTLDCNSKLNGYSWKYVAVTIGKDKVSIYIDGQLAASTESITIRPSDICPVLNYLGRSQFTSDPMLTAYLDDVRIYNYALSAEEIAQAMDNTVNAIPQMKTAEASAASAAYGLDGRLSTSKRGVKIIDGKKILK